Proteins co-encoded in one Balearica regulorum gibbericeps isolate bBalReg1 chromosome 16, bBalReg1.pri, whole genome shotgun sequence genomic window:
- the LOC142604118 gene encoding dynein light chain roadblock-type 1: MAEVEETLKRIQSQKGVQGIIVVNSEGIPIKSTMDNSTTIQYAGLMHSFIMKARSTVRDIDPQNDLTFLRIRSKKNEIMVAPDKDYFLIVIQNPTE, from the exons ATG GCTGAGGTGGAAGAAACACTGAAGCGAATTCAGAGCCAAAAGGGAGTGCAGGGAATCATTGTTGTTAATTCTGAAG GTATTCCTATCAAAAGTACTATGGATAACTCCACAACGATTCAGTACGCGGGCCTTATGCACAGCTTCATCATGAAGGCAAGGAGCACCGTGCGAGACATTGATCCCCAGAATGACCTCACATTCCTGCGGATCCGCTCCAAGAAAAACGAAATCATGGTCGCACCAG ataAAGACTACTTCCTGATTGTCATCCAGAATCCAACTGAATGA